One Pseudomonas sp. HOU2 genomic window carries:
- a CDS encoding crotonase/enoyl-CoA hydratase family protein: MTQYTAFSVELADNIAHVQINRPEKINSMNAAFWSEIVEIFQWIDDTDEVRVVVLSGNGKHFSSGIDLMMLAGVANELGKDVGRNARLLRRKILTLQASFNAVDNCRKPVLAAIQGYCLGGAIDLIAACDMRYAAEDAQFSIKEIDIGMAADVGTLQRLPRIIGDGMLRELAYTGRTFGAEEARSIGLVNRVYADKELLLEGVMDIARDIAGKSPIAVTGTKEMISYMRDHRIDDGLEYVATWNAAMLQSTDLRVAMAAHMSKQKPEFLD, encoded by the coding sequence ATGACTCAATACACCGCCTTCAGCGTTGAACTGGCCGACAACATCGCGCATGTGCAGATCAATCGCCCGGAAAAGATCAACTCGATGAACGCCGCGTTCTGGAGCGAGATCGTCGAGATTTTCCAGTGGATCGATGACACCGATGAAGTGCGGGTGGTGGTGCTGAGCGGCAACGGTAAACATTTTTCCTCCGGCATCGACCTGATGATGCTCGCCGGCGTCGCCAACGAACTGGGCAAGGACGTCGGCCGTAACGCGCGCCTGCTGCGGCGCAAGATCCTCACCCTGCAAGCCTCGTTCAACGCCGTCGACAACTGCCGCAAACCGGTGCTGGCGGCGATTCAAGGCTATTGCCTCGGCGGTGCGATTGACCTGATCGCCGCGTGCGACATGCGCTACGCCGCCGAAGACGCGCAATTCTCGATCAAGGAAATCGACATCGGCATGGCCGCCGATGTTGGCACTTTGCAACGGTTGCCACGGATCATCGGTGACGGCATGCTGCGTGAGCTGGCTTATACCGGGCGCACCTTTGGCGCCGAAGAGGCGCGCAGCATCGGTCTGGTCAATCGCGTTTACGCCGACAAGGAGCTGCTGCTCGAAGGCGTGATGGACATTGCTCGCGACATCGCCGGCAAATCGCCAATCGCGGTTACCGGCACCAAGGAAATGATCAGCTACATGCGCGACCATCGCATCGACGACGGCCTCGAATACGTTGCCACCTGGAACGCCGCCATGTTGCAATCCACCGACTTGCGCGTGGCCATGGCCGCCCATATGAGTAAACAGAAACCCGAATTTCTGGATTGA
- a CDS encoding class I SAM-dependent methyltransferase, which translates to MKDQVHHSAAAGYKTAADTYVKGRPDYPPQVSQWLTQTLGLDSHKTVIDLGAGTGKFTGRLAATDAQVIAVEPVAQMLEKLSAAWPEVLAVSGTATDLPLPDASVDAVVCAQAFHWFATHEALTEIARVLKPGGKLGLIWNLRDTQVSWVPKLDAIVNALEGDTPRYYTGQWRDAFPHPAFGALQLQQFHHGHTGSPEDVIFNRVRSTSFIAALPQAQRDKVDEQIRTLIASEPALRGRHVLTVPYETAAYVAVKVV; encoded by the coding sequence ATGAAAGATCAGGTCCATCACTCCGCTGCCGCCGGCTACAAGACTGCCGCCGACACCTACGTCAAAGGTCGCCCCGATTACCCGCCGCAGGTCAGTCAATGGTTGACCCAGACATTGGGCCTGGACAGTCACAAGACGGTCATCGATCTGGGCGCCGGCACCGGCAAGTTCACCGGGCGACTGGCGGCCACCGACGCGCAGGTGATTGCGGTGGAGCCGGTGGCGCAGATGCTGGAAAAATTGTCCGCCGCCTGGCCCGAGGTGCTGGCGGTGAGCGGTACTGCGACCGATCTGCCGTTGCCCGACGCCTCCGTGGATGCGGTGGTCTGTGCGCAGGCGTTCCATTGGTTCGCCACACACGAAGCCTTGACCGAGATCGCCCGGGTACTCAAGCCCGGCGGCAAGCTCGGGCTGATCTGGAACCTGCGCGATACGCAAGTCAGCTGGGTGCCGAAACTTGACGCGATCGTCAATGCACTGGAAGGTGATACGCCCCGTTATTACACCGGCCAATGGCGCGACGCGTTTCCGCATCCGGCGTTCGGGGCGCTGCAGCTACAGCAGTTTCATCATGGACACACCGGCTCGCCGGAAGACGTGATCTTCAATCGGGTGCGCTCCACCAGTTTCATCGCGGCATTGCCGCAGGCGCAGCGGGACAAGGTCGATGAGCAGATCCGCACGTTGATTGCCTCGGAACCGGCGTTGCGTGGCCGGCATGTGCTGACGGTGCCTTATGAGACGGCGGCGTATGTGGCGGTGAAGGTCGTTTAG